In Drosophila yakuba strain Tai18E2 chromosome X, Prin_Dyak_Tai18E2_2.1, whole genome shotgun sequence, a single genomic region encodes these proteins:
- the LOC6525584 gene encoding 39S ribosomal protein L22, mitochondrial translates to MHKVIRQMSQLRLQAPQGAALLRSGEASRSTAISPVSPPALQSKSLHTAASAGMLCAKWNKYNYGPRKWLEYNKTVHPPQETDEEPRKAYVCHMRNNIKYSPDKMWYIAAFVRGISVDEALKQLNFVLKKGATDVKETILEAQQMAVERHNVEYKSNLWIAESFVGKGRVFKGVRRHARGRFGKVEYKHCHYFVRLEEGEPPQHYYQEPQTPEQQYESWMEQMRSRKIINSL, encoded by the exons ATGCACAAGGTGATCCGGCAGATGTCACAGCTGCGCCTGCAGGCGCCACAGGGAGCAGCGCTCCTCAGATCGGGCGAAGCCAGCAGATCAACCGCCATATCACCAGTTTCACCACCTGCCCTCCAGTCGAAATCCCTGCACACGGCCGCTTCCGCCGGAATGCTGTGCGCCAAGTGGAACAAGTACAACTACGGACCCCGTAAGTGGCTGGAGTACAACAAGACCGTGCATCCGCCGCAGGAAACGGACGAGGAGCCTAGAAAGGCT TACGTCTGCCACATGCGCAACAACATCAAATACAGTCCGGACAAGATGTGGTACATCGCTGCCTTCGTTCGCGGAATTTCCGTCGATGAGGCGCTGAAGCAGCTCAACTTTGTGCTCAAAAAGGGCGCCACCGATGTGAAGGAGACCATACTGGAGGCCCAGCAAATGGCCGTGGAGCGGCACAATGTTGAGTACAAGAGCAATCTCTGGATAG CCGAATCCTTCGTGGGCAAGGGACGCGTCTTTAAGGGCGTGAGGAGGCATGCTCGCGGTCGCTTCGGCAAGGTGGAGTACAAGCACTGCCACTACTTCGTGCGACTGGAGGAGGGTGAGCCGCCGCAGCACTACTACCAGGAGCCGCAGACGCCGGAGCAGCAGTACGAGAGCTGGATGGAGCAGATGCGCAGCCGGAAGATCATCAACTCACTGTAG
- the LOC6525585 gene encoding transcription factor IIIA, giving the protein MPGTQIASDSDMETALEEFKQRQGRRNSTGSATYTCSMPKCKATFKRLDQLDRHEYHHTGIKKHACSYEGCDKTYSIVTHLKRHLRSTHERPDAAAMKTVKCALEECSKMFISVSNMTRHMRETHESPRVYPCSHCSANFSQKLKLKRHEIREHTLEYPFSCSKCSRGFFQEWQCQSHEPSCKLYECPGCPLKFDKWTLYTKHCRDTLHGKNRHKCDRCESAFDKPSELKRHLEVKHKEAADKDAGASSFTCNEEGCGKSYSYLRNLRQHMLTAHSGRRFECQALDCGRCFSSAQNLSKHLLRDHKDGKKKKQEDLKAKKDKSKKLEGGKLKSTSRKRRRDAGRSKHSRLSKLACLQLDKEEDEAVRERQPLALEKITQSLKEDPIEELLAQTLQDEEDVEQE; this is encoded by the exons ATGCCTGGAACGCAAATTGCAAGCGACAGCGACATGGAGACCGCTCTGGAGGAGTTCAAGCAGCGCCAGGGACGCCGGAACAGCACCGGCTCGGCCACGTACACGTGCAGCATGCCCAAATGCAAGGCCACCTTCAAGCGGCTGGACCAATTAGACCGCCACGAATATCACCACACTGGGATT AAGAAGCACGCCTGCTCCTACGAGGGCTGCGACAAGACGTACTCCATTGTAACGCACTTGAAGAGGCATCTGCGGAGCACCCACGAGCGTCCGGATGCGGCGGCCATGAAGACGGTGAAGTGCGCGCTGGAGGAATGCAGCAAGATGTTCATCTCGGTCAGCAATATGACCCGTCACATGCGCGAGACCCACGAGAGCCCACGCGTCTATCCCTGCAGCCACTGCAGTGCCAATTTCTCGCAGAAGCTCAAGCTGAAGCGCCACGAGATCAGGGAGCACACGCTAGAGTATCCCTTTAGCTGCTCGAAGTGCTCGCGCGGCTTCTTCCAGGAGTGGCAGTGCCAGAGTCACGAGCCCAGCTGCAAGCTGTACGAGTGTCCCGGTTGCCCGCTGAAATTCGACAAGTGGACGTTGTATACGAAGCATTGCCGCGACACGTTGCACGGAAAGAATCGTCACAAGTGTGACCGGTGCGAGAGCGCCTTCGACAAGCCCAGCGAACTGAAGCGTCACCTCGAGGTGAAGCATAAGGAGGCGGCGGACAAGGATGCGGGCGCCTCCTCGTTCACCTGCAACGAAGAAGGCTGCGGCAAGAGTTACTCGTACCTCCGGAATCTCCGTCAGCACATGCTCACCGCCCACTCGGGCAGGCGTTTCGAGTGCCAGGCCTTGGACTGTGGCCGCTGCTTCAGCAGCGCACAGAATCTTTCCAAGCATCTGCTCAGGGATCACAAGGATGGCAAGAAGAAAAAGCAAGAAGACTTGAAAGCTAAAAAGGATAAGAGTAAGAAACTAGAAGGGGGCAAACTTAAATCCACTTCACGCAAGCGACGTCGCGATGCCGGACGCAGCAAGCACTCGAGGCTCTCCAAACTGGCTTGCCTGCAACTGGacaaggaggaggacgaggcgGTGCGTGAACGACAGCCCTTGGCCCTCGAAAAGATCACCCAGTCGCTGAAGGAAGACCCCATTGAGGAGCTGCTGGCACAGACCCTGCAGGATGAAGAGGACGTGGAGCAGGAGTAG
- the LOC6525586 gene encoding histone deacetylase complex subunit SAP30 homolog, with amino-acid sequence MNNGFSTGEEDSRGHTDQTCCLIDDMERCRNQAGYASYSKRIQKTVAQKRLKLSSDPAAQHIYICDHHKERIQSVRTKRRRKDSEDDSNETDTDLHEFPDLYQLGVSTLRRYKRHYKVQARQGMKRAQLADTIMKHFKTIQIKEKEIITVFVYMVKMGANKLDQKNGLGNDTT; translated from the exons ATGAACAACGGATTCAGCACCGGCGAGGAGGACAGTCGCGGGCACACGGACCAAACCTGCTGCCTAATCGACGACATGGAGCGGTGTCGCAACCAGGCCGGCTACGCCAGCTACTCCAAGCGCATCCAGAAGACGGTGGCCCAAAAGCGGCTGAAGCTCAGCAGCGATCCCGCCGCGCAGCACATCTACATCTGTGACCACCACAAGGAGCGCATCCAGTCTGTGCGCACCAAGCGACGTCGCAAGGACAGCGAGGACGACAGCAACGAGACGGACACGGACCTGCACGAGTTTCCCGATCTCTACCAGCTGGGCGTCAGCACGCTGCGCCGCTACAAACGCCACTACAAGGTCCAAGCACGGCAGGGAATGAAACGGGCGCAGCTGGCGGAT ACAATTATGAAACACTTTAAGACAATACAAATCAAGGAGAAGGAGATCATCACGGTCTTTGTGTATATGGTGAAGATGGGCGCGAATAAGCTGGACCAGAAAAACGGCCTTGGCAACGATACCACCTGA
- the LOC6525587 gene encoding exosome complex component rrp45 isoform X1: MFMNSNLFEPGKSKPERSFVQLAVKQNQRFDGRRSNECRDVELTFGADWGTVAVSMGDTKVLTHVTCDMGAPATSRPNEGKLQLNVNLGGVAFLDEVQTTHDQRSLTLNSLLERTFRSSRSVDLESLCVAAEQHVWCIRVDVNVLNHDGNLYDASTIATLAALMHFRRPDVTFTDDELRIYTEKEREFIPLLFLHYPVSVTYCIYKSSGQPIVDPTLLEENAADSVIVLSFNSYQELCSLNAGGTAPTNVRTIMQCARNAATRCKSLVDFVRKALLLDEERRLQGGRLVNGLVALIGNTQHKLSFNKLMSCQKQEPQPAPTEKMELDNESSEKPEVEEIEVKEEPSKQETGDAPMDSSGWLPQDEDSQELSIPSDASTSKAGKGKQNRSKNKANKKPQQKKQTDHSDSEEEARQYI, from the exons ATGTTCATGAACTCGAATCTCTTCGAGCCGGGAAAATCGAAACCGGAGCGTAGCTTCGTTCAGTTGGCGGTAAAGCAAAACCAGCGCTTCGATGGCCGGCGCTCCAACGAGTGCCGCGATGTGGAGCTGACCTTCGGCGCGGATTGGGGTACTGTGGCGGTGTCCATGGGCGACACGAAGGTGCTGACCCACGTTACCTGCGACATGGGCGCACCGGCCACGTCTCGGCCCAACGAGGGCAAACTCCAGCTGAACGTGAACCTTGGCGGCGTGGCTTTTCTGGACGAGGTGCAGACCACACATGACCAGCGATCGCTCACCCTGAACTCCCTGCTCGAGAGGACATTCCGCAGCTCCAGGAGCGTCGATCTGGAGTCTTTGTGCGTGGCCGCCGAGCAGCATGTGTGGTGCATCCGTGTCGACGTCAATGTCCTCAATCACGACGGAAATCTGTATG ACGCCAGCACCATAGCCACCTTGGCTGCATTGATGCACTTCCGCCGACCGGATGTCACGTTTACGGACGATGAGCTGCGCATCTATACGGAAAAGGAGCGGGAATTTATTCCACTGCTATTTCTGCACTATCCCGTCAGTGTAACCTACTGTATATACAAGAGCAGTGGGCAGCCAATAGTGGATCCCACGCTGCTGGAAGAGAACGCTGCCGATTCAGTAATTGTCCTGAGCTTTAACTCGTACCAGGAGCTTTGCAGCCTAAATGCCGGAGGCACTGCACCCACAAATGTCCGCACCATCATGCAATGTGCCCGCAATGCTGCGACTCGTTGCAAGTCCCTGGTGGATTTCGTACGCAAAGCCTTGTTGCTGGACGAAGAACGTCGATTGCAGGGCGGTCGATTGGTCAATGGACTGGTAGCTCTCATTGGAAATACGCAACACAAACTAAGTTTCAATAAACTGATGAGCTGCCAAAAGCAGGAACCGCAGCCAGCTCCAACCGAGAAAATGGAGTTGGATAACGAGAGCAGTGAGAAGCCAGAGGTCGAGGAGATTGAAGTCAAGGAAGAGCCGTCCAAGCAGGAAACAGGTGACGCCCCCATGGACTCCAGCGGTTGGCTACCCCAGGATGAGGACTCCCAGGAACTGTCCATACCCTCGGACGCATCCACATCGAAGGCAGGCAAGGGTAAACAAAATCGCAGTAAAAacaaggcaaataaaaagccGCAGCAGAAGAAACAAA CAGATCACAGCGACTCTGAGGAGGAAGCCAGGCAATACATCTAG
- the LOC6525587 gene encoding exosome complex component rrp45 isoform X2: MFMNSNLFEPGKSKPERSFVQLAVKQNQRFDGRRSNECRDVELTFGADWGTVAVSMGDTKVLTHVTCDMGAPATSRPNEGKLQLNVNLGGVAFLDEVQTTHDQRSLTLNSLLERTFRSSRSVDLESLCVAAEQHVWCIRVDVNVLNHDGNLYDASTIATLAALMHFRRPDVTFTDDELRIYTEKEREFIPLLFLHYPVSVTYCIYKSSGQPIVDPTLLEENAADSVIVLSFNSYQELCSLNAGGTAPTNVRTIMQCARNAATRCKSLVDFVRKALLLDEERRLQGGRLVNGLVALIGNTQHKLSFNKLMSCQKQEPQPAPTEKMELDNESSEKPEVEEIEVKEEPSKQETGDAPMDSSGWLPQDEDSQELSIPSDASTSKAGKGKQNRSKNKANKKPQQKKQNHSDSEEEARQYI; this comes from the exons ATGTTCATGAACTCGAATCTCTTCGAGCCGGGAAAATCGAAACCGGAGCGTAGCTTCGTTCAGTTGGCGGTAAAGCAAAACCAGCGCTTCGATGGCCGGCGCTCCAACGAGTGCCGCGATGTGGAGCTGACCTTCGGCGCGGATTGGGGTACTGTGGCGGTGTCCATGGGCGACACGAAGGTGCTGACCCACGTTACCTGCGACATGGGCGCACCGGCCACGTCTCGGCCCAACGAGGGCAAACTCCAGCTGAACGTGAACCTTGGCGGCGTGGCTTTTCTGGACGAGGTGCAGACCACACATGACCAGCGATCGCTCACCCTGAACTCCCTGCTCGAGAGGACATTCCGCAGCTCCAGGAGCGTCGATCTGGAGTCTTTGTGCGTGGCCGCCGAGCAGCATGTGTGGTGCATCCGTGTCGACGTCAATGTCCTCAATCACGACGGAAATCTGTATG ACGCCAGCACCATAGCCACCTTGGCTGCATTGATGCACTTCCGCCGACCGGATGTCACGTTTACGGACGATGAGCTGCGCATCTATACGGAAAAGGAGCGGGAATTTATTCCACTGCTATTTCTGCACTATCCCGTCAGTGTAACCTACTGTATATACAAGAGCAGTGGGCAGCCAATAGTGGATCCCACGCTGCTGGAAGAGAACGCTGCCGATTCAGTAATTGTCCTGAGCTTTAACTCGTACCAGGAGCTTTGCAGCCTAAATGCCGGAGGCACTGCACCCACAAATGTCCGCACCATCATGCAATGTGCCCGCAATGCTGCGACTCGTTGCAAGTCCCTGGTGGATTTCGTACGCAAAGCCTTGTTGCTGGACGAAGAACGTCGATTGCAGGGCGGTCGATTGGTCAATGGACTGGTAGCTCTCATTGGAAATACGCAACACAAACTAAGTTTCAATAAACTGATGAGCTGCCAAAAGCAGGAACCGCAGCCAGCTCCAACCGAGAAAATGGAGTTGGATAACGAGAGCAGTGAGAAGCCAGAGGTCGAGGAGATTGAAGTCAAGGAAGAGCCGTCCAAGCAGGAAACAGGTGACGCCCCCATGGACTCCAGCGGTTGGCTACCCCAGGATGAGGACTCCCAGGAACTGTCCATACCCTCGGACGCATCCACATCGAAGGCAGGCAAGGGTAAACAAAATCGCAGTAAAAacaaggcaaataaaaagccGCAGCAGAAGAAACAAA ATCACAGCGACTCTGAGGAGGAAGCCAGGCAATACATCTAG